A genomic window from Pseudomonas alcaligenes includes:
- a CDS encoding aminoacyl-tRNA deacylase: MRMAETLVRSLKRADCHYDLVEHEHSATSLESARKARIPAERMAKSVVLDDRRGHYLMAVLPANRLLDLNKVHKGPWRWQLTREQNLGSLFKDCERGAIPAIGEAYGMGMLIDPALARQADIYLEAGDHESLVRLPIEDFFRLAPNAQLCELSH; encoded by the coding sequence ATGCGCATGGCCGAAACCCTGGTCCGCAGCCTGAAGCGGGCCGACTGTCATTACGATCTGGTCGAACACGAGCATTCCGCCACCAGCCTGGAGTCGGCGCGCAAGGCGCGCATCCCGGCCGAGCGCATGGCCAAGTCGGTGGTGCTCGACGACCGCCGAGGCCACTACCTGATGGCCGTGCTGCCGGCCAACCGCCTGCTCGACCTGAACAAGGTGCACAAGGGACCCTGGCGCTGGCAGCTGACCCGCGAGCAGAACCTCGGCAGCCTGTTCAAGGACTGCGAGCGCGGCGCCATCCCGGCCATCGGCGAAGCCTACGGCATGGGCATGCTGATCGACCCGGCGCTGGCGCGCCAGGCCGACATCTATCTGGAGGCCGGTGACCACGAGAGCCTGGTGCGTCTGCCGATCGAGGACTTCTTCCGCCTGGCGCCGAATGCCCAGCTCTGTGAGCTGAGCCATTAG
- a CDS encoding MATE family efflux transporter yields MPALLAAWRHAPTHRRVWALAAPMILSNLSVPLVALVDTAVIGHLPHAHQLGAVAVGGSLYAMLVGVFGILRMSATGFAAQAVGRGDGAALRQVLLQSLALAGLIALLVGLLAIPLSDLALQLMRPSAQLDALTRAFFHERLLGLPATLAVAALIGWLLGTQSARGALAVMLTTNLLNVALNLWFVLGLDWGVLGSARASVLAEWCGALLGLFLAWRTLERHPGRIDRAALRQWHSWRALLAVNRDILIRTLALHLVFFLITVQGTRLGDATVAANALLLNGLLLAAFALDGLAHAVEALCGHAIGARDRLALRRALVVAGGWSLLGSLLFALLFLLGGRLFVELQSDIAAVRAVAYQYLPYLATLPLVAVWSYLLDGLFIGATRAREMRNAMLVSVALGLALGWLLRGLGNHGLWLALLCFMLMRGLSLAVLGWRLHRQDAWLAPQH; encoded by the coding sequence ATGCCCGCACTGCTCGCCGCCTGGCGCCATGCCCCGACCCACAGGCGGGTCTGGGCGCTGGCCGCGCCGATGATCCTGTCCAACCTCTCGGTGCCCCTGGTGGCGCTGGTGGATACGGCGGTGATCGGCCATTTGCCGCACGCCCACCAGCTCGGTGCGGTGGCCGTGGGCGGCAGCCTGTACGCCATGCTGGTCGGGGTGTTCGGCATCCTGCGCATGAGCGCCACCGGGTTCGCCGCCCAGGCGGTGGGCCGCGGCGACGGCGCCGCGCTGCGCCAGGTGCTGCTGCAGAGCCTGGCCCTGGCCGGGCTGATCGCCCTGCTGGTCGGCCTGCTGGCCATCCCCCTGAGCGACCTGGCGCTGCAGCTGATGCGCCCCTCGGCGCAGCTCGACGCGCTGACCCGCGCCTTCTTCCATGAGCGCCTGCTGGGTCTGCCGGCGACCCTGGCGGTGGCCGCGCTGATCGGCTGGCTGCTCGGTACGCAGAGCGCGCGCGGGGCACTGGCGGTGATGCTGACCACCAACCTGCTCAACGTCGCCCTCAACCTGTGGTTCGTCCTCGGCCTGGACTGGGGCGTACTCGGCTCGGCGCGCGCCTCGGTGCTCGCCGAATGGTGCGGCGCCCTGCTCGGCCTGTTTCTCGCCTGGCGCACCCTCGAGCGCCACCCAGGGCGAATCGACCGCGCGGCGCTGCGCCAGTGGCACAGCTGGCGCGCGCTGCTGGCGGTGAACCGCGACATCCTGATCCGCACCCTGGCCCTGCACCTGGTGTTCTTCCTCATCACTGTGCAGGGCACCCGCCTGGGCGACGCCACGGTGGCGGCCAACGCCCTGCTGCTCAACGGCCTGCTGCTCGCCGCCTTTGCCCTCGACGGCCTGGCCCACGCGGTGGAGGCGCTGTGCGGCCATGCCATCGGCGCGCGCGACCGCCTGGCGCTGCGCCGCGCCCTGGTGGTGGCCGGCGGCTGGTCGCTGCTCGGCAGCCTGTTGTTCGCCCTGCTGTTCCTGCTCGGCGGCCGGCTGTTCGTCGAGCTGCAGAGCGACATCGCCGCCGTGCGCGCGGTGGCCTACCAGTACCTGCCCTACCTGGCCACCCTGCCGCTGGTGGCGGTGTGGAGCTACCTGCTCGACGGCCTGTTCATCGGCGCCACCCGAGCCCGCGAGATGCGCAACGCCATGCTGGTCAGCGTGGCCCTGGGCCTGGCCCTCGGCTGGCTGCTGCGCGGCCTGGGCAACCACGGCCTGTGGCTGGCGCTCCTATGCTTTATGCTGATGCGTGGGCTCAGCCTGGCCGTTCTCGGCTGGCGCCTGCACCGGCAAGATGCCTGGCTGGCCCCCCAACACTGA